From Hippoglossus stenolepis isolate QCI-W04-F060 chromosome 4, HSTE1.2, whole genome shotgun sequence, a single genomic window includes:
- the LOC118106593 gene encoding tapasin-related protein-like isoform X1 has translation MIMDLLLHILCYLSLCSGVLCLHQMTWLPCHFTDEKVFLNEEGHTETQPIHREVMLQFGRKGDDPVNPHAVTFLVTGSKLDLRDYVEGVEAEHLDCELRRYSTEGIDVRWPAQEAKEYNRWFSCTLKHSKGLFTVTSFLRHPSDQTPPGQQDYRNWPVIEDREMLTTMVALVMKTQSPSVKAALSSQQKLHCQFALDHRGANVTVEWNWQHRGERIILFSHSRRVGHNQGTGVELKSLARGDATYNLPFTKMSSEGRYICSVSVNPLFTSLDINLYVEEPPRVTVNVGPVFHLQEGEEQRVFCDAENYYPLDVDIVWYEQDPAAAGQRVGAPLPTVLQNILLSSHKHNQDKTFSVSAYFYLQGSRSNSGRQFTCSVSHQSLRMPIKKSFILHVEEPSSWLSDRNVGVFMFALLLFLGVMLLLYSGGCGGPHINRLIKGCVHTMIQQEENQYRKNHTENLTGLNTHHKQNQ, from the exons ATGATCATGGATTTACTCTTACACATACTTTGTTACTTGTCTCTATGTTCAG gAGTTCTGTGCCTGCATCAGATGACATGGCTGCCCTGTCATTTCACTGATGAAAAGGTGTTTCTGAATGAAGAAGGTCACACTGAGACTCAGCCTATACACAGAGAGGTCATGCTGCAGTTTGGCCGAAAAGGAGATGATCCAGTCAACCCACATGCCGTCACTTTCCTGGTCACAG GATCTAAGTTGGACCTGCGGGATTatgtggagggggtggaggcaGAGCATTTGGACTGTGAGCTGCGTAGGTACAGTACAGAGGGAATCGATGTCCGCTGGCCTGCCCAGGAAGCCAAGGAGTACAACCGTTGGTTCAGCTGCACCCTCAAACACAGCAAGGGCCTGTTCACCGTCACTAGCTTCCTCAGACACCCATCTGACCAAACCCCCCCTGGACAGCAGGACTACCGCAACTGGCCTGTCATTGAGGACAGGGAGATGCTCACAACAATGG ttGCCCTggtcatgaaaacacaatctcCATCAGTCAAAGCTGCCCTGAGCTCCCAACAAAAGCTTCACTGCCAGTTTGCTCTGGACCACAGGGGAGCAAATGTCACTGTGGAGTGGAACTGGCAACATCGTGGCGAAAGAATCATACTCTTCAGCCATTCCCGCCGCGTGGGGCATAACCAGGGGACTGGGGTTGAGTTGAAGAGCCTCGCTAGGGGGGATGCTACCTATAACCTCCCCTTCACCAAGATGAGCAGTGAAGGGAGGTACATTTGTTCAGTGTCAGTGAATCCACTGTTCACCAGTCTGGATATAAATCTGTATGTCGAAG AGCCTCCCCGTGTCACTGTCAACGTCGGACCCGTCTTCCATCTGCAGGAGGGCGAGGAGCAGAGGGTTTTTTGTGATGCAGAGAATTACTACCCTCTGGATGTGGACATAGTTTGGTACGAGCAGGACCCGGCAGCGGCAGGCCAGAGGGTTGGCGCTCCTCTGCCCACTGTACTCCAGAACATTTTGCTGTCAagccacaaacacaaccaagacAAGACCTTCTCTGTGTCGGCGTACTTCTACCTCCAGGGTTCACGCAGCAACTCTGGGAGACAGTTTACATGCAGCGTCTCCCACCAGTCCTTGCGGATGCCCATCAAAAAGAGCTTCATCCTGCATGTTGAAG AGCCAAGCAGCTGGTTGTCTGACCGCAACGTTGGTGTCTTTATGTTCGCACTGCTGCTCTTCCTGGgtgtaatgctgctgctgtactCAGGTGGATGTGGAGGTCCTCACATAAACAGGCTGATAAAAGGATGTGTGCACACGATGATCCAG CAGGAAGAAAATCAGTACAG AAAAAACCATACTGAGAACCTTACTGGCCTGAACACGCATCACAAGCAGAACCAGTGA
- the usp2a gene encoding ubiquitin carboxyl-terminal hydrolase 2a isoform X3, translating to MPSMRQSYTVTVPEEPPAAAFPFLKQEMRRKGSMSGSVLVSTFVGLLINQAKNSKSAQGLVGLKNLGNTCFMNSILQCLSNTHSLRDYCLHNSHRRDLNNNSRTNTALMEEFAKLLQTMWTSSSSEAVSPSEFKTQIQRYAPRFVGYNQQDAQEFLRFLLDGLHNEVNRVTVRPRGTAEDFDHLQDEEKGKKMWSKYLEREDSKIVDLFVGQLKSSLTCSHCGFCSTVFDPFWDLSLPIAKKGYGEVSLMDCMRLFTKEDVLDGDEKPTCYRCKTRRRCTKKFTIQKFPKILVLHLKRFSEARRTSKLSTFVNFPMKDLDLREFASENSINAVYNLYAVSNHSGTTMGGHYTAYCRNPNSGEWYTFNDSRVTPMSSSQVRSSDAYVLFYELASSSRM from the exons ATGCCGAGCATGCGACAGTCATACACGGTGACCGTACCCGAGGAGCCCCCGGCCGCCGCTTTCCCCTTCCTGAAGCAGGAGATGCGGAGGAAGGGCAGCATGTCGGGGTCGGTGCTGGTCTCAACTTTCGTGGGGCTTCTGATAAACCAAGCCAAG AATTCAAAGAGTGCCCAGGGCCTGGTGGGACTAAAGAACCTTGGAAACACA TGTTTCATGAATAGTATCCTGCAGTgtctcagcaacacacacagcctgCGAGACTACTGCCTGCACAACTCGCACCGCAGAGACCTTAACAACAACAGCCGCACCAACACAGCCCTCATGGAAG AATTTGCCAAGCTGTTACAGACCATGTGGACGTCGTCCAGCAGTGAAGCAGTCAGCCCGTCTGAATTCAAAACTCAGATCCAGAGATATGCTCCCAGATTTGTGGGATACAA CCAACAGGACGCTCAGGAGTTCCTGCGTTTCCTCCTGGACGGTCTGCACAACGAGGTCAACAGGGTCACTGTCAGGCCGAGAGGCACTGCAGAGGACTTTGACCACTTGCA GGAtgaagagaaagggaagaagatgTGGAGTAAATACCTTGAGAGAGAAGACAGTAAAATAGTCG ACCTGTTTGTAGGACAACTGAAGAGCTCTCTGACCTGTAGCCACTGTGGTTTCTGCTCCACTGTCTTCGACCCCTTCTGGGATCTCTCTCTACCTATTGCCAAG aagGGCTACGGTGAGGTGAGTCTGATGGACTGCATGCGGCTGTTCACCAAAGAGGACGTCCTCGATGGGGATGAGAAGCCG ACATGTTACAGGTGTAAAACTCGGAGGAGATGCACTAAGAAGTTCACAATACAGAAGTTCCCCAAGATCTTAGTGCTGC ACCTGAAACGCTTCTCTGAGGCAAGAAGAACCAGCAAACTGTCCACCTTTGTTAACTTCCCCATGAAGGATCTTGACCTGCGGGAGTTTGCCTCTGAAAACAGCA TAAATGCAGTGTACAACCTGTATGCAGTGTCCAACCACTCAGGCACCACTATGGGCGGTCACTACACAGCTTACTGTCGCAATCCCAACTCGGGAGAATGGTACACCTTTAATGACTCCAG agtAACGCCAATGTCCTCCAGCCAAGTGCGCAGCAGTGACGCCTACGTCTTGTTCTATGAGCTTGCTTCTTCCTCACGGATGTGA
- the gemin4 gene encoding gem-associated protein 4, translated as MDKDSAVLQGAFLLANKLCLPSALSSLQKADWSRVGHPVVEAVREICGQDELNTTACCWKKKIVCVVWLKLLCGEAEEDVETSWKENPFFPLLNGLPELNHVVLLELVRSLAAADVFANFLLCLPQSQICVELERLVHHVKSSPTREDDVQLFLEVWWELWKGRNEQKVGGEDSIEAMFAKQFARLSSLSSSLSPQAAKRFKLDTSPANDVLHILLHALTDMKDHISSSDLCLQALSISLDSLFTALLIDQEVKLPTKEKMHMLSKAVSIREKNDGKLSPELIQEAQSDLRASHTPSQFKPSRMTLGEALKIITDLTQFWLNSKLLAVDDSTNFSYSTFRLEQSVQRVLTAPEEAGLPETMTESDVQKPEMNLLRGLLESLVFPTIETTPEMEAKVTMNIISHRLEDYQSFAVLCASEKSWAFPDEQLLDFLEKNQAAFQQHDTLLSLASTLMATLHSEAPNVKQCKKLMKVTADIFSALSLEDKNKSLAAMLRLSTRGFLGHSVPSAVTDGFKQELNMAFNCIIQGGGGASATVSLGHLNTAAALIARVAFQNPEAALKSCCHSAVFNKGAFSLMAKILQQLPGLRGEKGRENEAECDEKEEKQAKGNCDEVKDDVSGGRLLCKCLQETIKTKSLLACEKEQLLKFLGLLMMPVIAVEGEERRQCFLPPQEVVNIFVLPNLSTAGRSLFDTELSLQLLHTALGVDVQHPASSPHWLLDCSPFPLLYILAQLHNQALRFWEQPLEGTVCHWSMDTKELLESVLATLAQVVGAEVAAAPSSWSRALFWLYNKMEELDWAVRFHLKPVWGEHFKNEVPLSLLTVCDLPEQEWSGLDLPQYGQGSGLLAWMECCSISDSLRSTMLSCLSLDQRRTDHVGMFSKGLLVALTQTLPWCSVSQWSRLLGTLRELITSGRLHVPFSLEYVDYLPLMDLRKFSCDLRLSVLLLRVLQLLCGSSCSDWLSADGWAHVGRLYAHAVREMMNSLRAKLPLPSSGAWTASASTPPKTPASKDSNPSFTSVKVTKPTIDSLTEAEGLKASNEEEEVETTLSQEVLFVLSQLFCHVQHIQVMMPGGRSEPLFLSSLEILSHYEAVMTAFPESSSPLESDNTRHFFTTITDNLESEEMKVVLQQKIAQLVSADAR; from the exons ATGGACAAAG ACTCGGCCGTTCTTCAGGGGGCGTTCCTCCTGGCTAATAAGCTTTGTCTGCCCTCAGCCCTGTCCTCCCTTCAGAAAGCTGACTGGAGCAGGGTGGGACATCCAGTGGTGGAGGCAGTCAGAGAAATCTGTGGACAGGATGAACTCAACACAACAGCTTGCTGCTGGAAAAAGAAGAtagtttgtgttgtgtggttgAAGCTGTTGTGCGGAGAGGCCGAAGAGGACGTAGAGACATCATGGAAAGAGAAccctttcttccctctcctgAATGGCCTCCCTGAGCTCAACCATGTTGTCCTGCTGGAGCTGGTGAGGTCATTGGCGGCTGCAGATGTTTTCGCCAATTTCCTCCTATGTCTTCCCCAATCTCAGATCTGTGTTGAGCTTGAAAGGCTGGTGCATCATGTGAAAAGCAGCCCTACCAGAGAGGATGATGTGCAACTTTTTCTGGAGGTGTGGTGGGAACTGTGGAAGGgcagaaatgaacagaaagTAGGAGGAGAGGACAGCATAGAGGCCATGTTTGCCAAGCAGTTTGCGCGTCTGTCCTCTTTGTCCTCCAGTCTGTCCCCTCAAGCTGCCAAGAGGTTTAAGCTCGACACATCACCAGCCAATGATGTCCTGCACATTCTCCTTCATGCACTTACAGACATGAAAGATCACATATCCTCATCAGATCTCTGTCTCCAAGCCCTCTCCATTTCCCTTGATTCTCTTTTCACTGCCTTGCTAATAGACCAAGAGGTCAAGCTTCCAACTAAAGAGAAGATGCACATGTTGTCTAAAGCTGTCAGCATCAGAGAAAAGAATGATGGGAAACTGAGTCCTGAACTAATTCAGGAGGCTCAGAGCGACTTGCGTGCCTCTCACACACCGTCTCAGTTTAAACCCAGCAGGATGACGCTTGGAGAAGCCTTGAAGATTATAACAGACCTCACACAGTTTTGGCTTAACAGCAAACTCCTGGCAGTAGATGACAGTACAAATTTTAGTTACTCTACATTTAGACTGGAACAGAGTGTCCAGAGAGTCCTCACAGCTCCAGAGGAAGCTGGTTTGCCTGAAACGATGACTGAAAGTGATGTACAAAAGCCAGAGATGAATCTACTCAGAGGTTTGCTGGAGTCCCTGGTTTTCCCCACCATAGAGACAACCCCCGAGATGGAAGCAAAGGTCACCATGAACATCATCAGTCACCGTCTGGAGGACTATCAGAgctttgctgtgttgtgtgcaAGTGAGAAAAGCTGGGCCTTCCCTGATGAGCAGTTGCTGGACTTCCTGGAAAAGAACCAAGCAGCCTTCCAGCAGCACGATACACTGCTCAGCCTGGCCTCCACCCTCATGGCTACACTCCACAGTGAGGCTCCTAATGTCAAACAGTGCAAGAAGCTGATGAAAgtcactgcagacattttctctgctctttcgttagaagacaaaaacaaatcgTTAGCCGCCATGTTGAGATTGTCCACCAGAGGGTTTTTGGGGCATTCTGTTCCCTCTGCTGTGACTGATGGGTTTAAGCAGGAGCTCAACATGGCTTTCAACTGCATCATCCAAGGAGGGGGCGGAGCGTCAGCCACAGTGTCGCTGGGCCATCTGAATACAGCGGCCGCTTTGATAGCACGAGTGGCGTTTCAGAATCCAGAGGCCGCTCTGAAGTCTTGTTGTCATTCAGCTGTCTTCAACAAGGGGGCTTTCTCTCTCATGGCTAAGATCCTCCAGCAGCTGCCTGGactcagaggagagaagggaagagaaaatgaagctgaatgcgatgaaaaagaagaaaaacaggcaAAGGGAAATTGTGATGAAGTAAAGGATGATGTGAGTGGTGGCCGTCTACTCTGCAAGTGTCTGCAGGAGACAATCAAGACCAAATCATTGCTGGCCTGTGAAAAAGAGCAGCTCCTCAAGTTCCTGGGTCTGCTGATGATGCCGGTCATAGCGGTtgagggagaagaaaggaggcaATGCTTTCTGCCACCTCAGGAGGTCGTGAATATCTTTGTCCTGCCGAACCTTTCCACAGCGG GTCGCAGTTTGTTTGACACAGAACTgagtctgcagctcctccacactgctctggGTGTAGATGTCCAGCATCCAGCCTCTTCTCCCCACTGGCTGTTGGACtgttctccttttcctctgctgTACATCCTCGCCCAGCTGCACAACCAGGCTCTCAG GTTTTGGGAACAGCCACTGGAGGGCACTGTCTGCCACTGGTCCATGGACACcaaggagctgctggagtcGGTGCTGGCCACACTGGCGCAGGTGGTTGGTGCAGAGGTGGCAGCGGCCCCCAGCAGCTGGTCCAGAGCTCTTTTCTGGCTCTACAACAAGATGGAGGAACTGGACTGGGCAGTCAGGTTCCACCTGAAGCCCGTGTGGGGAGAACACTTCAAAAATGAAGTTCCCTTGTCtctgctgactgtgtgtgatttACCAGAGCAG gAGTGGTCCGGTTTGGACCTGCCTCAGTACGGCCAGGGCAGCGGCCTTTTGGCCTGGATGGAGTGCTGCTCCATATCGGACTCCCTTCGGTCCACCATGttgtcctgtctctctctggaccAGCGCCGGACTGACCATGTCGGCATGTTCAGCAAAGGCCTTCTGGTGGCCCTGACCCAGACTCTGCCCTGGTGCTCCGTCTCCCAGTGGTCCAGGCTGCTGGGGACCCTGAGGGAGCTGATCACCTCCGGTCGCCTCCACGTTCCCTTCTCGCTCGAGTACGTGGACTATCTGCCCCTAATGGATCTTAGGAAGTTTTCATGTGATCTCCGCCTGTCAGTCCTCCTGCTTCGTGTccttcagctgctctgtggctCCAGCTGCTCAGACTGGCTGTCAGCGGACGGCTGGGCGCATGTTGGCAGGTTGTACGCCCATGCTGTGAGAGAGATGATGAACTCGCTCAGAGCCAAGCTGCCTCTTCCGTCATCTGGTGCCTGGACGGCCTCTGCTTCAACACCTCCTAAAACACCAGCATCCAAAGACTCAAATCCTTCCTTCACTTCAGTCAAAGTTACCAAACCGACCATAGACTCTCTGACTGAAGCAGAAGGCCTGAAAGCGTCaaacgaggaagaggaggtggagacgacTCTCAGCCAGGAAGTCCTGTTTGTTCTCAGCCAGCTCTTCTGTCATGTTCAGCACATCCAG GTGATGATGCCAGGAGGCCGGAGTGAGCCGCTGTTCTTGTCCAGTTTGGAGATCCTCAGCCACTATGAAGCCGTCATGACCGCGTTTCCGGAAAGCAGCAGCCCGCTGGAGAGCGACAACACCCGTCACTTCTTCACCACCATCACAGACAACCTGGAGAGCGAGGAGATGAAGGTGGTGCTGCAGCAGAAGATCGCTCAGCTCGTCTCGGCAGACGCAcgttga
- the usp2a gene encoding ubiquitin carboxyl-terminal hydrolase 2a isoform X4, producing MPSMRQSYTVTVPEEPPAAAFPFLKQEMRRKGSMSGSVLVSTFVGLLINQAKNSKSAQGLVGLKNLGNTCFMNSILQCLSNTHSLRDYCLHNSHRRDLNNNSRTNTALMEEFAKLLQTMWTSSSSEAVSPSEFKTQIQRYAPRFVGYNQQDAQEFLRFLLDGLHNEVNRVTVRPRGTAEDFDHLQDEEKGKKMWSKYLEREDSKIVDLFVGQLKSSLTCSHCGFCSTVFDPFWDLSLPIAKGYGEVSLMDCMRLFTKEDVLDGDEKPTCYRCKTRRRCTKKFTIQKFPKILVLHLKRFSEARRTSKLSTFVNFPMKDLDLREFASENSINAVYNLYAVSNHSGTTMGGHYTAYCRNPNSGEWYTFNDSRVTPMSSSQVRSSDAYVLFYELASSSRM from the exons ATGCCGAGCATGCGACAGTCATACACGGTGACCGTACCCGAGGAGCCCCCGGCCGCCGCTTTCCCCTTCCTGAAGCAGGAGATGCGGAGGAAGGGCAGCATGTCGGGGTCGGTGCTGGTCTCAACTTTCGTGGGGCTTCTGATAAACCAAGCCAAG AATTCAAAGAGTGCCCAGGGCCTGGTGGGACTAAAGAACCTTGGAAACACA TGTTTCATGAATAGTATCCTGCAGTgtctcagcaacacacacagcctgCGAGACTACTGCCTGCACAACTCGCACCGCAGAGACCTTAACAACAACAGCCGCACCAACACAGCCCTCATGGAAG AATTTGCCAAGCTGTTACAGACCATGTGGACGTCGTCCAGCAGTGAAGCAGTCAGCCCGTCTGAATTCAAAACTCAGATCCAGAGATATGCTCCCAGATTTGTGGGATACAA CCAACAGGACGCTCAGGAGTTCCTGCGTTTCCTCCTGGACGGTCTGCACAACGAGGTCAACAGGGTCACTGTCAGGCCGAGAGGCACTGCAGAGGACTTTGACCACTTGCA GGAtgaagagaaagggaagaagatgTGGAGTAAATACCTTGAGAGAGAAGACAGTAAAATAGTCG ACCTGTTTGTAGGACAACTGAAGAGCTCTCTGACCTGTAGCCACTGTGGTTTCTGCTCCACTGTCTTCGACCCCTTCTGGGATCTCTCTCTACCTATTGCCAAG GGCTACGGTGAGGTGAGTCTGATGGACTGCATGCGGCTGTTCACCAAAGAGGACGTCCTCGATGGGGATGAGAAGCCG ACATGTTACAGGTGTAAAACTCGGAGGAGATGCACTAAGAAGTTCACAATACAGAAGTTCCCCAAGATCTTAGTGCTGC ACCTGAAACGCTTCTCTGAGGCAAGAAGAACCAGCAAACTGTCCACCTTTGTTAACTTCCCCATGAAGGATCTTGACCTGCGGGAGTTTGCCTCTGAAAACAGCA TAAATGCAGTGTACAACCTGTATGCAGTGTCCAACCACTCAGGCACCACTATGGGCGGTCACTACACAGCTTACTGTCGCAATCCCAACTCGGGAGAATGGTACACCTTTAATGACTCCAG agtAACGCCAATGTCCTCCAGCCAAGTGCGCAGCAGTGACGCCTACGTCTTGTTCTATGAGCTTGCTTCTTCCTCACGGATGTGA
- the LOC118106593 gene encoding tapasin-related protein-like isoform X2 gives MIMDLLLHILCYLSLCSGVLCLHQMTWLPCHFTDEKVFLNEEGHTETQPIHREVMLQFGRKGDDPVNPHAVTFLVTGSKLDLRDYVEGVEAEHLDCELRRYSTEGIDVRWPAQEAKEYNRWFSCTLKHSKGLFTVTSFLRHPSDQTPPGQQDYRNWPVIEDREMLTTMVALVMKTQSPSVKAALSSQQKLHCQFALDHRGANVTVEWNWQHRGERIILFSHSRRVGHNQGTGVELKSLARGDATYNLPFTKMSSEGRYICSVSVNPLFTSLDINLYVEEPPRVTVNVGPVFHLQEGEEQRVFCDAENYYPLDVDIVWYEQDPAAAGQRVGAPLPTVLQNILLSSHKHNQDKTFSVSAYFYLQGSRSNSGRQFTCSVSHQSLRMPIKKSFILHVEEPSSWLSDRNVGVFMFALLLFLGVMLLLYSAGRKSVQKKPY, from the exons ATGATCATGGATTTACTCTTACACATACTTTGTTACTTGTCTCTATGTTCAG gAGTTCTGTGCCTGCATCAGATGACATGGCTGCCCTGTCATTTCACTGATGAAAAGGTGTTTCTGAATGAAGAAGGTCACACTGAGACTCAGCCTATACACAGAGAGGTCATGCTGCAGTTTGGCCGAAAAGGAGATGATCCAGTCAACCCACATGCCGTCACTTTCCTGGTCACAG GATCTAAGTTGGACCTGCGGGATTatgtggagggggtggaggcaGAGCATTTGGACTGTGAGCTGCGTAGGTACAGTACAGAGGGAATCGATGTCCGCTGGCCTGCCCAGGAAGCCAAGGAGTACAACCGTTGGTTCAGCTGCACCCTCAAACACAGCAAGGGCCTGTTCACCGTCACTAGCTTCCTCAGACACCCATCTGACCAAACCCCCCCTGGACAGCAGGACTACCGCAACTGGCCTGTCATTGAGGACAGGGAGATGCTCACAACAATGG ttGCCCTggtcatgaaaacacaatctcCATCAGTCAAAGCTGCCCTGAGCTCCCAACAAAAGCTTCACTGCCAGTTTGCTCTGGACCACAGGGGAGCAAATGTCACTGTGGAGTGGAACTGGCAACATCGTGGCGAAAGAATCATACTCTTCAGCCATTCCCGCCGCGTGGGGCATAACCAGGGGACTGGGGTTGAGTTGAAGAGCCTCGCTAGGGGGGATGCTACCTATAACCTCCCCTTCACCAAGATGAGCAGTGAAGGGAGGTACATTTGTTCAGTGTCAGTGAATCCACTGTTCACCAGTCTGGATATAAATCTGTATGTCGAAG AGCCTCCCCGTGTCACTGTCAACGTCGGACCCGTCTTCCATCTGCAGGAGGGCGAGGAGCAGAGGGTTTTTTGTGATGCAGAGAATTACTACCCTCTGGATGTGGACATAGTTTGGTACGAGCAGGACCCGGCAGCGGCAGGCCAGAGGGTTGGCGCTCCTCTGCCCACTGTACTCCAGAACATTTTGCTGTCAagccacaaacacaaccaagacAAGACCTTCTCTGTGTCGGCGTACTTCTACCTCCAGGGTTCACGCAGCAACTCTGGGAGACAGTTTACATGCAGCGTCTCCCACCAGTCCTTGCGGATGCCCATCAAAAAGAGCTTCATCCTGCATGTTGAAG AGCCAAGCAGCTGGTTGTCTGACCGCAACGTTGGTGTCTTTATGTTCGCACTGCTGCTCTTCCTGGgtgtaatgctgctgctgtactCAG CAGGAAGAAAATCAGTACAG AAAAAACCATACTGA
- the LOC118106593 gene encoding tapasin-related protein-like isoform X3 has translation MIMDLLLHILCYLSLCSGVLCLHQMTWLPCHFTDEKVFLNEEGHTETQPIHREVMLQFGRKGDDPVNPHAVTFLVTGSKLDLRDYVEGVEAEHLDCELRRYSTEGIDVRWPAQEAKEYNRWFSCTLKHSKGLFTVTSFLRHPSDQTPPGQQDYRNWPVIEDREMLTTMVALVMKTQSPSVKAALSSQQKLHCQFALDHRGANVTVEWNWQHRGERIILFSHSRRVGHNQGTGVELKSLARGDATYNLPFTKMSSEGRYICSVSVNPLFTSLDINLYVEEPPRVTVNVGPVFHLQEGEEQRVFCDAENYYPLDVDIVWYEQDPAAAGQRVGAPLPTVLQNILLSSHKHNQDKTFSVSAYFYLQGSRSNSGRQFTCSVSHQSLRMPIKKSFILHVEEPSSWLSDRNVGVFMFALLLFLGVMLLLYSGRKSVQKKPY, from the exons ATGATCATGGATTTACTCTTACACATACTTTGTTACTTGTCTCTATGTTCAG gAGTTCTGTGCCTGCATCAGATGACATGGCTGCCCTGTCATTTCACTGATGAAAAGGTGTTTCTGAATGAAGAAGGTCACACTGAGACTCAGCCTATACACAGAGAGGTCATGCTGCAGTTTGGCCGAAAAGGAGATGATCCAGTCAACCCACATGCCGTCACTTTCCTGGTCACAG GATCTAAGTTGGACCTGCGGGATTatgtggagggggtggaggcaGAGCATTTGGACTGTGAGCTGCGTAGGTACAGTACAGAGGGAATCGATGTCCGCTGGCCTGCCCAGGAAGCCAAGGAGTACAACCGTTGGTTCAGCTGCACCCTCAAACACAGCAAGGGCCTGTTCACCGTCACTAGCTTCCTCAGACACCCATCTGACCAAACCCCCCCTGGACAGCAGGACTACCGCAACTGGCCTGTCATTGAGGACAGGGAGATGCTCACAACAATGG ttGCCCTggtcatgaaaacacaatctcCATCAGTCAAAGCTGCCCTGAGCTCCCAACAAAAGCTTCACTGCCAGTTTGCTCTGGACCACAGGGGAGCAAATGTCACTGTGGAGTGGAACTGGCAACATCGTGGCGAAAGAATCATACTCTTCAGCCATTCCCGCCGCGTGGGGCATAACCAGGGGACTGGGGTTGAGTTGAAGAGCCTCGCTAGGGGGGATGCTACCTATAACCTCCCCTTCACCAAGATGAGCAGTGAAGGGAGGTACATTTGTTCAGTGTCAGTGAATCCACTGTTCACCAGTCTGGATATAAATCTGTATGTCGAAG AGCCTCCCCGTGTCACTGTCAACGTCGGACCCGTCTTCCATCTGCAGGAGGGCGAGGAGCAGAGGGTTTTTTGTGATGCAGAGAATTACTACCCTCTGGATGTGGACATAGTTTGGTACGAGCAGGACCCGGCAGCGGCAGGCCAGAGGGTTGGCGCTCCTCTGCCCACTGTACTCCAGAACATTTTGCTGTCAagccacaaacacaaccaagacAAGACCTTCTCTGTGTCGGCGTACTTCTACCTCCAGGGTTCACGCAGCAACTCTGGGAGACAGTTTACATGCAGCGTCTCCCACCAGTCCTTGCGGATGCCCATCAAAAAGAGCTTCATCCTGCATGTTGAAG AGCCAAGCAGCTGGTTGTCTGACCGCAACGTTGGTGTCTTTATGTTCGCACTGCTGCTCTTCCTGGgtgtaatgctgctgctgtactCAG GAAGAAAATCAGTACAG AAAAAACCATACTGA
- the LOC118106263 gene encoding TLC domain-containing protein 3A, protein MLKAVICGAVVFPGLFFTFRKILKSARTHWSDGDVVLVSERLVSAIHAAVSTAAGVIVVTSCKDVITDSHWLVNGFAVFGAPYMAHDIYAMYLSYFHTRRGKDPGRAPSGHSLQTVRDFLLKDWMMVLHHLTLLLVFLPIVLFFRRGLGDFFIGCLFITELSTPFVSLGKILIQLGLDNTMLHKINGVIVLLSFFTCRILIFPFMYWMYGQKFGIPLHRAPFHLPLHCNVGNLVILAPQIYWFTLLLKKAKRLYLRQKRGTGDGHKDRPKTD, encoded by the exons ATGCTTAAAGCTGTCATATGTGGAGCTGTGGTGTTTCCAGGGCTTTTCTTCACCTTCAGGAAAATCCTCAAATCAGCTCGGACACACTGGAGCGATGGCGACGTGGTGTTGGTCAGCGAGAG ACTGGTCTCTGCCATCCATGCAGCTGTGTCCACTGCAGCTGGAGTAATAGTTGTGACGTCCTGCAAAGATGTCATAACcgacag TCACTGGCTGGTCAATGGGTTTGCTGTGTTCGGAGCTCCCTACATGGCCCACGACATCTACGCCATGTACCTGAGCTACTTTCACACTCGGAGGGGCAAAGATCCCGGCCGTGCACCCAGTGGCCACTCTCTGCAGACAGTCAGGGATTTCCTCCTCAAGGACTGGATGATGGTCCTCCACCACCTGACACTGCTCCTTGTTTTCCTGCCCATTGTTCTG TTCTTCAGAAGAGGACTGGGGGATTTCTTCATCGGCTGCCTATTCATCACAGAGCTCAGCACTCCCTTCGTCTCTTTAGGAAAGATCCTCATccag CTGGGCCTTGATAACACCATGCTGCACAAAATCAACGGCGTCATCGTCCTCCTGAGCTTCTTCACGTGTCGGATTTTGATCTTCCCCTTCATGTACTGGATGTACGGCCAGAAGTTTGGGATTCCGCTGCACAGAGCGCCCTTCCATCTGCCTCTGCATTGCAACGTGGGCAACCTGGTGATCCTGGCTCCACAGATCTACTGGTTCACCCTGCTGCTGAAGAAAGCTAAGAGACTCTAcctgagacagaagagagggacaGGAGACGGACACAAAGACAGGCCGAAGACAGACTGA